Proteins co-encoded in one Gopherus evgoodei ecotype Sinaloan lineage chromosome 4, rGopEvg1_v1.p, whole genome shotgun sequence genomic window:
- the PTPN7 gene encoding tyrosine-protein phosphatase non-receptor type 7, producing the protein MVQDCSACSGVHSSSLPGQAAMDKVGTPGPSAKKHVRLQERRGSNVSLVLDMSSLASVEPIRSICTPRDITLRFLRTSSHILTGVELQQQARNLAQLQEEFSKIPPNFVNPEELDIPGRASKDRYKTILPNPHSRVCLRRAGSQEEQDYINANYIQGYGGRAREYIATQGPMLNTVVDFWQMVWQEGAPLIVMITKLKEGKEKCVHYWPEKEATYGPFTIRLQGVSEQAEYTVRDLTLQLEDECRLVKHVFFPSWPDQQAPESAKPLLHLVSEVEQILQAAASTGPIVVHCSAGIGRTGCFIATRIGCQQLKAKGEVDILGIVCQLRIDRGGMIQTSEQYQFLHHTLAVYASQLPETTGP; encoded by the exons ATGGTCCAGGACTGCTCGGCATGCTCTGGAGTTCATAGCTCCAGTCTGCCAGGCCAGGCAGCGATGGACAAGGTTGGCACGCCCGGCCCCTCTGCTAAGAAACATGTGCGGCTGCAGGAGAg GAGAGGCTCCAATGTGTCTCTGGTGCTGGATATGAGCTCGCTGGCGAGTGTGGAGCCGATCCGCTCCATCTGCACCCCCCGGGACATCACGCTGCGGTTCCTCAGGACGTCCAGCCATATCCTGACTGgcgtggagctgcagcagcaagccAGGAATCTGGCACAGCTCCAGGAGGAGTTCTCG AAAATTCCCCCCAACTTTGTCAACCCGGAGGAGCTGGACATCCCTGGACGGGCCTCCAAGGACAGATACAAAACCATCCTCCCGA ATCCCCACAGCCGCGTCTGCCTCAGGAGAGCCGGCAGCCAGGAGGAGCAGGACTACATCAACGCCAACTACATCCAG GGCTATGGAGGGCGCGCACGAGAGTATATCGCCACACAGGGGCCCATGCTGAACACGGTGGTGGATTTCTGGCAGATGGTGTGGCAGGAGGGCGCGCCACTTATCGTCATGATCACCAAGCTCAAGGAAGGCAAAGAG AAATGTGTCCATTACTGGCCTGAAAAGGAAGCCACCTATGGCCCGTTCACCATCCGCCTTCAGGGGGTGAGCGAGCAGGCGGAATACACAGTCCGGGATCTCACCCTCCAG CTCGAAGATGAATGTCGCCTGGTGAAGCATGTCTTCTTCCCCTCCTGGCCCGACCAGCAGGCCCCCGAGTCGGCCAAGCCCCTGCTGCACCTGGTGTCGGAGGTAGAGCAgatcctgcaggctgcagccagcACGGGGCCCATAGTCGTTCACTGCAG TGCAGGGATTGGTCGGACAGGCTGCTTTATTGCTACCAGGATTGGATGCCAACAGCTGAAGGCCAAAGGAGAGGTGGATATCCTGGGGATAGTGTGCCAGCTCCGCATAGACAG aGGCGGAATGATTCAGACCAGTGAACAGTACCAATTCCTCCATCACACGCTGGCTGTGTATGCTTCACAGCTCCCTGAGACGACAGGCCCATAA